Proteins encoded by one window of Gemmatimonadota bacterium:
- a CDS encoding Gfo/Idh/MocA family oxidoreductase, which produces MLRAGFIGAGGRSQSAHYPAVARLPDVEMTAVCELDETRLAQVIDRYDFPHVYNDHRAMLAEVELDVVYCVMHEKWLLQPALDSLRAGKHIFIEKPPGKNSAETRQLLDAAVERDVYAMVGYQRRYTTVVREAMRRIRARGPVSHAVTTFNKKMLLDRPEYTTTLWNDVTHVVDLLRYMVGSEPVEVTRYRDKFDSVDWNHYTALVRFASGSTGVVFGNRASGGRVLSAELHGVGIGCYMKLPEEIDIREDDRQTVLQGWEINGDDPEDTPRYEGALAMHEHFVESVRNRTIPVSDLRDVIHTIRLVDWIETGQCPD; this is translated from the coding sequence TTATCGGTGCCGGGGGCCGTTCCCAGAGCGCCCACTATCCGGCGGTCGCCCGTTTGCCGGACGTGGAGATGACCGCCGTGTGCGAACTGGACGAGACGCGCCTGGCCCAGGTCATCGACCGCTACGACTTCCCTCATGTCTATAACGACCATCGCGCCATGCTGGCGGAAGTGGAACTGGACGTAGTCTACTGTGTCATGCACGAGAAGTGGCTGCTCCAACCCGCCTTGGACAGTCTGCGCGCAGGCAAGCACATCTTCATCGAGAAACCTCCGGGGAAGAACAGCGCTGAAACGCGCCAACTGCTGGACGCGGCCGTAGAGCGGGACGTGTACGCCATGGTGGGCTACCAACGACGGTACACCACGGTGGTCCGCGAGGCCATGCGCCGCATACGCGCGAGGGGACCGGTCTCCCATGCCGTGACCACCTTCAACAAGAAAATGCTGCTCGACCGCCCGGAGTACACGACGACGCTGTGGAACGACGTGACCCATGTCGTGGACCTGTTGCGGTACATGGTGGGGAGCGAGCCCGTCGAGGTAACCCGCTACCGCGACAAGTTCGATTCGGTCGACTGGAACCACTACACGGCGCTCGTCCGTTTTGCCAGCGGGTCCACGGGCGTCGTCTTCGGAAACCGGGCCTCCGGCGGCCGTGTGTTGAGTGCGGAGCTGCACGGCGTGGGCATCGGTTGCTACATGAAGCTGCCCGAGGAAATCGACATCCGGGAGGACGATCGGCAGACCGTACTGCAGGGCTGGGAGATCAATGGCGACGACCCGGAAGATACGCCCCGTTACGAGGGTGCGCTCGCCATGCACGAGCATTTCGTGGAATCCGTACGCAACCGGACCATCCCCGTCAGCGATCTTCGGGACGTCATACATACCATCCGGCTCGTGGACTGGATCGAAACGGGACAGTGCCCCGACTAG
- a CDS encoding succinate dehydrogenase, with protein sequence MSTTGVSLKAGGFGQTRRRDAWWVQQLVTLGVFSAFVVYSTWAAFQGEFYAWGPYLSPFYSPEIFGSSSHALFGPRPEWWPAMLPFSPAFLILWAPAGFRITCYYYRGAYYKAFWADPPSCSVSEPRKKYRGEQSFPLILQNVHRYFLYAVFIIWIFLAHDAWKALWFTDAATGETTFGIGIGTLVLTLNVVLLGGYQFGCHSLRHLIGGNLDLLSKAPVRHAGYNCVSCLNRGHMNWAWLSLVWVAFADVYVRLVAMGVWTDWRIL encoded by the coding sequence ATGTCGACAACCGGTGTTTCGCTGAAGGCCGGCGGTTTCGGCCAGACGCGCCGCAGAGACGCCTGGTGGGTGCAGCAGTTGGTGACATTGGGCGTATTCTCCGCCTTCGTCGTCTACTCCACGTGGGCGGCCTTCCAGGGCGAGTTCTACGCCTGGGGGCCCTATCTTTCGCCCTTCTATTCACCCGAAATCTTCGGCAGTTCGTCCCATGCCCTGTTCGGTCCCAGGCCCGAATGGTGGCCGGCCATGCTTCCGTTCTCACCGGCCTTCCTGATCCTCTGGGCGCCTGCCGGATTCCGCATCACCTGCTACTACTACCGGGGGGCGTACTACAAGGCCTTCTGGGCCGACCCGCCTTCCTGCAGCGTTTCCGAACCGAGAAAGAAATACCGGGGCGAACAGTCCTTTCCGCTCATACTCCAGAACGTTCACCGGTACTTTCTCTACGCTGTGTTCATCATCTGGATCTTCCTGGCTCACGACGCCTGGAAGGCCCTGTGGTTCACGGACGCGGCGACCGGTGAGACGACCTTCGGCATCGGGATCGGCACCCTGGTGTTGACCCTGAATGTCGTCCTCCTGGGCGGCTACCAGTTCGGCTGCCACTCCCTGCGCCACCTGATCGGCGGCAACCTGGACCTGCTCTCGAAAGCGCCCGTGCGGCACGCGGGTTATAACTGCGTTTCGTGCCTGAACAGAGGACACATGAACTGGGCCTGGCTCAGCCTTGTCTGGGTCGCTTTCGCGGATGTATATGTACGCCTGGTGGCCATGGGCGTGTGGACGGATTGGAGAATCCTCTAA
- a CDS encoding phytanoyl-CoA dioxygenase family protein has translation MPEGLELVAKETLEQRLEALDQDGYAYFPSALADDEVVELRDAMDRLEARPEEFDRHTNPDSHGFLNKSINNVFNRDPLFLSYLDRPEVIDVVEAAHGPDCHVIGMTAWMTGPGRPDQGIHVDWQPLELPEDVMDDPRVHVPVYITTAHFYLDDIYEELGPTQFIPGSHRAGRCPSNGESTWRGVEPRSIMCSAGDAILFRCEVWHRGTANTSDRVRYLLQVHYAQRMITQKFPPYLNRFQFEPDILSCATDRQRRLLGDHEPSNYD, from the coding sequence ATGCCGGAAGGACTGGAACTCGTCGCGAAAGAAACGCTGGAACAGCGGTTGGAAGCCCTGGACCAGGACGGCTACGCCTATTTTCCAAGTGCGCTTGCAGATGATGAAGTTGTCGAACTGCGCGATGCCATGGACCGGCTGGAAGCGCGTCCCGAAGAGTTCGACCGGCACACAAATCCAGATTCCCACGGTTTTCTCAACAAGTCCATCAACAACGTATTTAACCGGGACCCGCTGTTTCTGTCCTATCTGGACCGCCCGGAGGTCATCGACGTGGTCGAAGCCGCCCATGGACCGGACTGTCACGTTATCGGCATGACGGCGTGGATGACGGGACCGGGCCGGCCGGACCAGGGCATCCACGTGGACTGGCAGCCGCTGGAGCTGCCGGAAGACGTTATGGACGATCCCCGTGTCCATGTGCCGGTTTACATCACCACGGCCCACTTTTATCTCGACGATATCTACGAGGAACTTGGCCCCACGCAGTTCATTCCGGGCAGCCACCGCGCGGGCCGCTGTCCGTCCAATGGCGAATCCACCTGGCGCGGAGTCGAACCGCGGAGCATAATGTGTTCGGCCGGTGACGCCATCCTGTTCCGCTGCGAAGTCTGGCACCGCGGGACGGCGAACACGAGCGACCGGGTGCGCTACCTGCTCCAGGTCCACTACGCACAGCGGATGATCACGCAGAAGTTTCCGCCCTATCTGAACCGGTTCCAGTTCGAACCTGATATACTCTCCTGCGCCACGGACCGCCAGCGCCGGCTGTTGGGCGATCATGAACCGAGTAATTACGACTAG
- a CDS encoding type I restriction enzyme HsdR N-terminal domain-containing protein, translating into MATTRKIRPVTRVRSPCTSISWNPYATGPSPSAIFGTSYIPSGSWTGSKRDSAPTSRQTVYVYIMERLNFPEYGFEIDSDESGRRIIFDPIRRRFVRLTPEEWVRQHLVRYLVEDRGFPAGFAAVEKGFQYAGTAVRADVIMHDLKGRPVLMGECKAPDVRVTEAVFEQLARYNSVINARFLVATNGKSHFCCEHKAGGGYAFLPELPEFERDGEA; encoded by the coding sequence ATGGCGACGACCCGGAAGATACGCCCCGTTACGAGGGTGCGCTCGCCATGCACGAGCATTTCGTGGAATCCGTACGCAACCGGACCATCCCCGTCAGCGATCTTCGGGACGTCATACATACCATCCGGCTCGTGGACTGGATCGAAACGGGACAGTGCCCCGACTAGCCGCCAGACCGTCTACGTCTACATCATGGAACGGCTCAATTTCCCGGAATACGGATTCGAAATCGATTCGGATGAATCGGGCCGCAGGATCATTTTCGACCCGATCCGGCGCAGGTTCGTCCGGCTGACGCCCGAGGAGTGGGTCCGGCAGCATCTGGTGAGGTACCTGGTGGAGGACCGGGGCTTTCCCGCGGGTTTTGCCGCCGTGGAAAAGGGATTTCAGTACGCCGGAACGGCCGTTCGCGCCGACGTGATCATGCACGACCTGAAGGGACGGCCGGTGCTCATGGGCGAATGCAAGGCGCCGGACGTCCGGGTGACCGAAGCGGTGTTCGAGCAGCTGGCACGGTACAATTCGGTCATCAACGCCCGGTTCCTGGTGGCCACCAACGGCAAGTCGCACTTTTGCTGCGAGCACAAGGCCGGTGGAGGATATGCCTTTCTGCCGGAACTGCCCGAATTCGAGCGTGACGGAGAAGCCTGA
- a CDS encoding cyclase family protein, with protein MIFARFTLVMVLTILYVLPAAAQTREEGPWWPHPIWGKDDQSGGSNWITPEKVLKALSLVKTGQIYEIGQVYSADMPLFGQRTYSLVLPGSPTGEPMGTNNLIYYDEFLVAEIGQVGTQFDGPGHIGERMTMADGTEKDVFYNGYTNEEIKGPYGLVKLGVEHVGPFITRGILVDVAAYKGVESLDHGYEVTVEDVEGALEWQGIEMDSLEPGDAYFFRYGWARHWNDPGTYNASPPGIGMAVARWVVEKQASMIGSDQWTTEVVPNPDIGKAFPVHQELITRNGVWNLENMNFDELSGDGVYEFLFIHTPIRFKGATGSPARPIAIR; from the coding sequence ATGATATTCGCCAGGTTTACCCTCGTTATGGTGCTTACCATTCTTTACGTTCTTCCGGCTGCCGCCCAGACGCGGGAAGAAGGCCCGTGGTGGCCCCATCCCATCTGGGGCAAGGACGACCAGTCGGGCGGTTCCAACTGGATTACGCCGGAGAAGGTGCTGAAGGCCCTGAGCCTGGTGAAGACGGGACAGATCTACGAAATCGGCCAGGTGTACAGCGCCGACATGCCCCTCTTCGGCCAGCGGACTTATTCCCTGGTGCTGCCCGGTTCTCCCACGGGCGAGCCTATGGGGACGAACAACCTGATCTATTACGACGAGTTCCTGGTGGCCGAAATCGGCCAGGTCGGCACGCAGTTCGACGGACCGGGCCATATCGGTGAGCGGATGACCATGGCGGACGGAACGGAGAAGGACGTCTTCTACAACGGATACACCAATGAGGAGATCAAGGGACCTTACGGCCTCGTGAAGCTGGGCGTCGAGCACGTGGGACCCTTCATCACCCGCGGCATCCTGGTCGACGTGGCCGCATACAAGGGCGTGGAATCCCTCGATCACGGTTACGAGGTCACCGTGGAGGACGTGGAAGGCGCGCTGGAATGGCAGGGCATCGAGATGGACAGTCTCGAGCCGGGCGACGCCTACTTCTTCCGATACGGATGGGCCCGGCACTGGAACGACCCAGGTACGTACAACGCCAGTCCGCCGGGTATCGGAATGGCCGTCGCCCGCTGGGTAGTCGAAAAGCAGGCTTCCATGATCGGCTCGGACCAGTGGACCACCGAGGTCGTACCCAATCCGGACATCGGCAAAGCCTTTCCCGTACACCAGGAACTCATCACCCGGAACGGTGTCTGGAACCTCGAGAACATGAACTTCGACGAACTTTCAGGGGACGGTGTCTACGAGTTCCTCTTCATCCACACGCCCATCCGCTTCAAGGGGGCGACGGGATCGCCGGCGCGGCCGATCGCCATCAGGTAG
- a CDS encoding glucose 1-dehydrogenase codes for MVSKSEAAFEGKVVIITGGAKGIGGGIVRAFAGEGAHVLCADIDDAAGAEIAAENDNIRYVHADVTTSEVCRSLVETATDSWSGVDILCNNVGIQPTSSYLPAHELSEEQWDRIIDVNLKSRFLMVKYCVPVMKARGGGVIINTASVQGLQSAKGISAYAASKGGDLSLVRQLALDYAEDNIRVVAVNPGTIETPLLQEAIDSIGGDEGEIRTDMASRHAVNRLGSPEDIANAVLFLASDRASFITGEFVNVDGGLMARGAWA; via the coding sequence ATGGTGAGTAAATCTGAAGCAGCATTCGAAGGGAAAGTGGTCATCATCACCGGCGGCGCAAAGGGCATAGGAGGGGGCATCGTCCGCGCCTTTGCCGGTGAGGGAGCCCATGTTCTTTGCGCCGACATCGACGATGCCGCCGGCGCTGAAATCGCCGCCGAGAACGACAACATCCGCTACGTCCATGCGGACGTAACCACGAGCGAGGTGTGCCGGTCCCTGGTGGAGACAGCGACGGATTCCTGGAGCGGGGTGGACATCCTGTGCAACAACGTGGGGATCCAGCCCACCTCGAGCTATCTGCCCGCCCATGAGCTCTCAGAGGAGCAGTGGGACCGAATCATCGACGTGAACCTCAAGAGCCGGTTTCTGATGGTGAAGTACTGCGTGCCCGTGATGAAGGCGCGGGGAGGCGGCGTAATCATCAACACGGCCAGCGTGCAGGGTCTGCAGTCGGCCAAAGGCATCTCGGCCTACGCGGCGAGCAAGGGAGGCGACCTGTCGCTGGTGCGCCAGCTGGCCCTGGATTACGCGGAGGACAACATCCGCGTCGTGGCGGTCAATCCGGGCACCATCGAAACGCCGCTCCTGCAGGAAGCCATCGATTCGATCGGCGGCGACGAGGGTGAAATCCGAACGGACATGGCTTCCCGGCACGCCGTGAACCGCCTGGGCAGTCCGGAAGATATCGCCAACGCGGTGCTCTTTCTCGCGAGCGACCGGGCTTCCTTCATCACGGGTGAGTTCGTGAACGTGGATGGAGGTTTGATGGCCCGGGGAGCGTGGGCCTAG
- a CDS encoding HNH endonuclease, with translation MCKHVVQSVYQWHGFSQAAGGVKLVRVSVLSICAVILACTGDSNPIADSVTVPLERTVQTLHPVLGVRIAAEVDDGSYDRDEYDYPNSIEADIVNRQGGLYSPYSLNCFDSASETDIEHIVATAEAHASGMYARTEEDRSAYGKDLDNLTLAAPSVNRNQKSDKDPAEWMPDNNRCWYVGKWVEIKKKYNLTMDQAEADSVVAVYQECDSFEMIVPVCASGLAESDYYDFRWSRWSDSKEEVQSTELDTLTYSQVDSTQETGSVRGVLQFSDEISDTVTVSYVFTDNALSSGSYAFETDVPSSRLDSIKTVLDERYGVSEESEGYTVWRRNERTWVRLYAATQDDPMRIDYIERSTGSDSKYSDLPLRVVIPDI, from the coding sequence ATTTGTAAACATGTAGTACAGAGTGTGTACCAATGGCACGGGTTCTCTCAAGCCGCTGGAGGTGTAAAATTGGTGAGAGTATCAGTTTTATCGATTTGTGCGGTAATCCTGGCATGCACTGGTGATTCCAACCCCATAGCCGACTCAGTTACCGTACCCCTGGAACGTACGGTGCAAACCTTACATCCCGTACTTGGCGTCCGTATCGCTGCAGAGGTCGATGACGGTTCCTATGACAGAGATGAATACGATTACCCGAATTCAATTGAGGCTGATATCGTAAATCGACAGGGAGGGTTGTATTCTCCCTACTCGCTCAACTGCTTCGATTCCGCTTCCGAAACGGATATAGAGCATATCGTCGCAACCGCCGAGGCACATGCCAGCGGCATGTATGCCAGGACCGAGGAAGATCGCAGTGCCTACGGCAAGGACCTGGACAACCTCACCCTGGCTGCGCCGAGTGTAAACAGAAACCAGAAATCCGACAAGGATCCGGCAGAATGGATGCCGGATAACAACAGATGCTGGTATGTGGGCAAGTGGGTGGAAATCAAGAAGAAGTACAATTTGACCATGGATCAGGCCGAAGCAGATTCCGTTGTTGCAGTCTATCAGGAATGCGATTCCTTCGAAATGATTGTGCCTGTCTGTGCATCGGGTCTGGCCGAGTCTGACTACTATGATTTCAGATGGAGCAGGTGGAGCGACAGCAAGGAGGAAGTACAATCGACGGAACTCGACACCCTGACATACAGCCAGGTAGATTCCACGCAGGAAACCGGATCGGTCAGGGGAGTGTTGCAGTTCAGTGATGAGATATCCGACACCGTAACCGTATCGTACGTGTTTACGGACAACGCCCTCAGTTCAGGATCGTATGCGTTTGAGACGGATGTGCCATCCAGCAGGCTGGACTCCATTAAAACCGTTCTCGACGAACGTTACGGTGTCAGTGAAGAGTCAGAGGGATATACCGTTTGGAGGCGAAATGAACGCACGTGGGTACGCTTATATGCCGCAACACAAGACGACCCCATGCGAATCGACTATATAGAACGGTCAACAGGCAGCGATTCCAAATATAGCGATCTTCCGTTGCGCGTTGTTATACCTGATATATAG
- a CDS encoding fumarate reductase/succinate dehydrogenase flavoprotein subunit, with protein MAEYQRHEHDVLVIGAGGAGLRAAIEASATGVSVGLVCKSLLGKAHTVMAEGGVAAALANVDDRDGWSVHFADTMRGGQYLSNWRMAELHAREAPDRVRELEAWGALFDRTTDGRILQRNFGGHKYPRLAHVGDRTGLEMIRTLQDYGIHQGMEVYMEHAIVALLKDGDRVVGAFGYDRERGRFRVFRAKAVILATGGIGRAFKITSNSWEYTGDGHGLAYDAGAALLDMEFVQFHPTGMVWPPSVRGILVTEGVRGEGGVLTNSEGNRFMFDDIPDLYKNSTADNPEEGWIYTQGDKEARRPPELLTRDHVARCIVREIREGRGSPHDGVYLDISWIREKLANAEEHIKRKLPSMYHQFKQLADIDITKEAMEVGPTTHYVMGGVLVDADTQMSTVPGLFAAGECAAGLHGANRLGGNSLSDLLVFGQRAGKYAAEFARENGNGAIDDGQIDAAVSETLAPFDREQSVENPFEIQYELQERMQELVGIVRNEGDMQRALEVVDDLRQRAEKVSVVGNREYNPGWHTALDLKFLLIVSEAVARAALERKESRGAHFREDYEDKVEAFGSLNITQHKGADGEMVINRVPVTPLREDLAAIIEENR; from the coding sequence ATGGCGGAATACCAGCGCCACGAACATGACGTGCTCGTGATCGGCGCCGGCGGCGCAGGACTCCGGGCGGCCATCGAAGCCTCGGCTACCGGTGTATCGGTGGGCCTGGTGTGCAAGTCCCTATTGGGCAAGGCCCATACGGTCATGGCCGAAGGCGGCGTCGCGGCGGCGCTGGCCAATGTGGACGACCGGGACGGCTGGAGCGTACACTTCGCCGACACGATGCGGGGCGGCCAGTACCTGAGCAACTGGCGCATGGCCGAGCTGCACGCCCGGGAGGCGCCGGACCGCGTACGCGAACTGGAAGCCTGGGGCGCCCTTTTCGACCGGACGACCGACGGCCGCATCCTGCAACGCAACTTCGGCGGGCACAAGTACCCCCGTCTCGCCCACGTGGGCGACCGCACCGGTCTGGAGATGATCCGCACCCTCCAGGACTACGGGATCCACCAGGGCATGGAAGTGTACATGGAACACGCCATCGTAGCCCTGTTGAAGGACGGCGACCGGGTCGTGGGTGCCTTCGGCTACGACCGGGAGCGGGGACGGTTCCGGGTGTTCCGCGCAAAAGCGGTCATCCTGGCCACGGGCGGCATCGGCCGGGCCTTCAAGATCACGAGCAACAGCTGGGAATATACGGGGGACGGCCACGGCCTGGCCTACGACGCCGGGGCCGCGCTGCTGGACATGGAATTCGTGCAATTCCACCCGACGGGCATGGTATGGCCGCCGAGCGTGCGGGGCATCCTGGTCACGGAAGGCGTCCGCGGCGAGGGCGGCGTCCTGACGAACAGCGAAGGCAACCGGTTCATGTTCGACGACATCCCCGACCTTTACAAGAACTCGACGGCGGACAACCCCGAAGAGGGCTGGATCTATACGCAGGGAGACAAGGAGGCCCGCCGGCCGCCCGAATTGTTGACGAGAGACCACGTGGCCCGCTGCATCGTACGGGAAATCCGGGAAGGCCGAGGATCGCCCCACGACGGGGTCTACCTCGACATTTCGTGGATCAGGGAGAAACTGGCCAACGCCGAAGAGCATATCAAGCGCAAGCTGCCGAGCATGTACCACCAGTTCAAGCAACTCGCCGACATCGACATCACGAAGGAGGCCATGGAAGTGGGTCCCACGACCCACTACGTGATGGGCGGCGTGCTCGTGGACGCAGACACGCAGATGTCGACCGTGCCCGGTCTCTTTGCCGCCGGAGAATGCGCGGCGGGCCTGCACGGAGCCAACCGGCTGGGAGGCAATTCCCTTTCCGACCTGCTGGTCTTCGGCCAGCGCGCCGGCAAGTACGCCGCGGAGTTCGCGCGGGAGAACGGCAACGGCGCCATCGACGACGGACAGATCGACGCGGCCGTAAGCGAGACCCTGGCTCCCTTCGACCGCGAGCAAAGCGTCGAAAATCCCTTCGAGATTCAGTACGAGTTGCAGGAACGGATGCAGGAACTCGTCGGCATCGTGCGCAACGAGGGCGACATGCAGCGGGCCCTCGAGGTCGTCGACGATCTGCGTCAGAGGGCCGAGAAAGTCTCCGTGGTCGGCAACCGCGAATACAACCCGGGATGGCACACCGCGCTGGACCTGAAGTTCCTGCTGATCGTCTCGGAGGCGGTTGCCCGGGCCGCGCTGGAAAGAAAGGAAAGCCGCGGCGCCCACTTCCGGGAAGACTACGAAGATAAGGTCGAAGCCTTCGGCAGCCTCAACATCACCCAGCATAAAGGCGCCGACGGCGAGATGGTGATCAACCGCGTTCCGGTCACACCGCTCCGGGAGGACCTGGCAGCGATCATCGAGGAGAACAGATAA
- a CDS encoding succinate dehydrogenase/fumarate reductase iron-sulfur subunit, which translates to MATANFRIWRGDGESGGFEDYSTEIDEGMVVLDAVHQIQAESAPDLAVRWNCKAGKCGSCSAEVNGNPRLMCMTRMSDLPEDETITIEPMKAFPTIRDLVTDVSWNFEAKMKIKPFRPRKPDAEDGTWRMDQDDIERVQEFRKCIECFLCQDVCHVLREHDLHEEFIGPRLMVHNAALEMHPLDTEDRLGDLKEDQGIGYCNITKCCTHVCPEEITITDNAIIPLKERVVGEFYDPLNRLLRIFKSKDSNEPA; encoded by the coding sequence ATGGCGACGGCCAACTTCCGTATCTGGCGGGGCGATGGCGAGAGCGGCGGGTTCGAGGACTACTCCACCGAGATCGACGAGGGCATGGTCGTACTGGACGCGGTGCACCAGATCCAGGCGGAGTCGGCCCCCGACCTGGCGGTGCGCTGGAACTGCAAGGCCGGCAAGTGCGGCTCCTGTTCCGCCGAGGTCAACGGCAATCCCAGGCTGATGTGCATGACGCGCATGAGCGACCTGCCCGAGGACGAAACCATCACCATCGAACCGATGAAGGCCTTCCCTACCATCCGGGACCTGGTGACGGATGTATCCTGGAACTTCGAGGCCAAGATGAAGATCAAGCCCTTCAGGCCCCGCAAGCCCGATGCCGAGGACGGCACCTGGCGCATGGACCAGGATGACATCGAGCGGGTTCAGGAGTTCCGCAAGTGCATCGAGTGCTTTCTCTGCCAGGACGTCTGCCATGTGTTGCGGGAACACGACCTGCACGAAGAGTTCATCGGGCCGCGCCTCATGGTGCACAACGCCGCCCTGGAGATGCATCCCCTGGACACCGAGGACCGGCTCGGCGACCTCAAGGAGGACCAGGGCATCGGCTACTGCAACATCACCAAGTGCTGCACCCACGTCTGCCCCGAAGAAATCACCATCACGGACAACGCCATCATTCCCCTGAAGGAACGGGTCGTCGGCGAATTCTACGATCCGCTCAACCGGCTGCTGCGCATCTTCAAGTCGAAGGACAGCAACGAGCCGGCCTAG